One stretch of Halapricum desulfuricans DNA includes these proteins:
- a CDS encoding nucleotide sugar dehydrogenase — MSRSEQSLERLYGSEATPDEQQRAFTSGQVPVAVYGLGKMGLPLAAVYASVTGNVTGVDVSDSVVETVNDGRSPVENEPGLEAEIERTVSEGALSATTDVEEAAADASVHVVIVPTLLDDEDVPDLSTLTTLTRDIGMQLDPGDIVVVESTVPPGTCADTLWPILRRTVSDPESVGLAFCPERTMSGRALQDIRGAYPKIVGGIDDESTRVAELVYGEITTNDVHAAPDARTAECVKVFEGIYRDANIALANELATVAPELGVDVSEAIELANTQPFCDIHRPGIGVGGHCIPVYPYFLLDSIETSAPIVRMARQINDSMPLYAIEQLREAMDGSDHPLFGANVAVLGVTYRPDVDEVRYSPAFPVVRDLNQLGANVYLVDPVCSDLSPFEGTPTSVDTLHRLDLDAAVLVTDHSAFDRIRWDRMDPMVVVDGRQALPLAGSDHTVRTIGDGREVE; from the coding sequence ATGTCACGATCTGAACAGTCGCTGGAGCGGTTGTACGGTTCGGAAGCGACGCCGGACGAACAGCAGCGCGCGTTTACCAGCGGACAGGTGCCAGTCGCCGTGTACGGACTGGGCAAGATGGGGCTTCCGCTGGCGGCCGTCTACGCGTCCGTCACCGGAAACGTCACCGGCGTCGACGTCAGCGACTCGGTCGTCGAGACGGTCAACGACGGTCGCTCGCCCGTCGAGAACGAGCCCGGGCTGGAGGCGGAGATCGAGCGGACCGTCTCCGAGGGTGCGCTGTCGGCCACCACCGACGTCGAGGAAGCCGCCGCCGATGCGAGCGTCCACGTGGTGATCGTCCCCACGCTGCTCGACGACGAGGACGTGCCGGATCTGTCGACGCTGACGACGCTCACCAGAGACATCGGCATGCAGCTCGATCCCGGTGACATCGTCGTCGTCGAGTCGACGGTGCCGCCCGGGACCTGCGCGGACACGCTGTGGCCGATCCTCCGCCGGACCGTCTCCGATCCCGAGAGCGTCGGGCTGGCGTTCTGTCCCGAGCGGACGATGAGCGGGCGCGCGTTGCAGGACATCCGCGGGGCCTACCCGAAGATCGTCGGCGGGATCGACGACGAGAGCACGCGCGTCGCGGAACTCGTCTACGGGGAGATCACGACCAACGACGTCCACGCCGCCCCGGACGCCCGGACCGCCGAGTGTGTGAAGGTGTTCGAGGGGATCTACCGCGACGCCAACATCGCCCTGGCGAACGAACTCGCCACGGTCGCCCCCGAACTCGGCGTGGACGTCTCCGAGGCGATCGAACTCGCCAACACCCAGCCGTTCTGTGACATCCACAGACCGGGGATCGGCGTCGGCGGTCACTGCATCCCGGTGTACCCCTACTTCCTGCTGGACAGCATCGAGACCTCGGCCCCGATCGTGCGCATGGCCCGTCAGATCAACGACAGCATGCCGCTGTACGCGATCGAGCAACTCCGGGAAGCCATGGACGGATCGGATCACCCGCTGTTCGGCGCGAACGTCGCCGTCCTCGGGGTGACCTACCGACCGGACGTCGACGAGGTCCGGTACTCGCCGGCGTTCCCCGTCGTCCGGGATCTGAACCAGCTGGGCGCGAACGTCTACCTCGTCGATCCGGTCTGTTCGGACCTCTCCCCGTTCGAGGGGACGCCGACGAGTGTCGATACGCTGCACAGACTGGATCTCGACGCCGCCGTCCTCGTCACCGATCACAGCGCGTTCGACCGGATCCGATGGGACCGGATGGACCCTATGGTCGTCGTCGACGGTCGGCAGGCGCTGCCCCTCGCAGGGTCGGACCACACCGTCCGAACGATCGGTGACGGCCGCGAGGTGGAGTGA
- a CDS encoding DUF7344 domain-containing protein, translating into MTSPEETDRRAASSTSSRLSEDRFYDALSSVQRRRVLYHLLEEGETPIEELATVLTGWEATQGGTMSTPADHTKHYLALHHIHLPLLAEAGLVAWDRESGAVTPESLEPLVREIVRRSVEASRS; encoded by the coding sequence ATGACCTCTCCCGAGGAGACCGATCGAAGAGCCGCCAGTAGCACCAGCTCACGGTTGTCCGAGGATCGGTTCTACGACGCGCTCTCGTCGGTCCAGCGACGCCGGGTGCTGTATCACTTGCTCGAAGAAGGGGAGACCCCGATCGAGGAACTCGCCACTGTGCTCACGGGGTGGGAGGCCACCCAAGGGGGAACGATGAGCACCCCTGCCGATCACACGAAGCACTACCTCGCGCTTCACCATATCCATCTGCCGCTGCTCGCCGAGGCAGGCCTGGTAGCCTGGGACCGCGAGAGCGGGGCAGTCACGCCCGAGTCGCTCGAACCTCTCGTCCGGGAAATCGTCCGCCGGAGTGTCGAAGCTAGCCGTTCGTGA
- the wecB gene encoding non-hydrolyzing UDP-N-acetylglucosamine 2-epimerase: MKVLTVVGARPQFVKAFPVSEQLDRHEEVLVHTGQHYDEMLSSVFFEELPIPDPAYNLGVGSGSHAAQTAQVMERFDGVVDEEAPDVVLVYGDTNSTLGAGLVAAKRPVRLVHVEAGVRSGDWSMPEEVNRVLVDQCADLLCAPTDRAAETLRAADVRGEVVVTGDVMYDALLAVREHALDHSTIVDDLGLTGGPYVLATVHRERNTDSEDRLRSIVEGLASVSATVVLPAHPRTVAALEEYGLHEEAASALELVDPVGYLDFVALLSGAERVATDSGGVQKEAFYLDRPCVTLRETTEWPETVEAGWNVLVGADPAAIRTALTRPLPNPAAKPTLYGGGEAAERVVRALSHPSAVTADDD, from the coding sequence ATGAAAGTCCTCACCGTCGTCGGTGCCCGGCCGCAGTTCGTCAAGGCCTTTCCCGTCTCCGAACAGCTCGACCGCCACGAGGAGGTGCTCGTCCACACGGGCCAGCACTACGACGAGATGCTGTCGTCGGTGTTCTTCGAGGAGCTCCCGATCCCGGACCCGGCGTACAACCTCGGCGTCGGCTCGGGCAGTCACGCCGCCCAGACCGCCCAGGTCATGGAGCGGTTCGACGGCGTCGTCGACGAGGAAGCCCCCGACGTCGTGCTCGTCTACGGCGACACGAACTCCACGCTCGGGGCCGGGCTGGTCGCCGCAAAGCGCCCGGTTCGGCTCGTCCACGTCGAGGCCGGCGTCCGCAGCGGCGACTGGTCGATGCCCGAGGAAGTCAACCGCGTGCTGGTCGACCAGTGTGCGGACCTGCTGTGTGCCCCCACCGATCGGGCCGCCGAAACGTTGCGAGCCGCCGACGTCCGGGGCGAGGTCGTCGTGACCGGCGACGTGATGTACGATGCGCTGCTTGCGGTCCGGGAGCACGCGCTGGATCACTCCACGATCGTCGACGACCTGGGACTGACCGGGGGGCCGTACGTCCTCGCGACGGTCCACCGCGAGCGAAACACCGACTCCGAGGACCGCCTGCGGTCGATCGTCGAGGGACTCGCGAGCGTATCGGCCACGGTGGTCCTGCCCGCTCACCCGCGCACGGTCGCGGCACTCGAGGAGTACGGTCTCCACGAGGAGGCGGCCTCGGCACTGGAACTCGTCGATCCAGTGGGCTATCTGGACTTCGTGGCCTTGCTCTCGGGCGCAGAACGGGTCGCCACCGACTCGGGCGGCGTCCAGAAGGAGGCGTTCTACCTCGATCGCCCCTGTGTGACCCTCCGGGAGACGACCGAGTGGCCAGAGACGGTCGAGGCCGGCTGGAACGTCCTCGTCGGTGCCGACCCGGCGGCGATCCGGACGGCACTCACACGCCCGCTTCCGAACCCCGCGGCGAAGCCGACGCTGTACGGCGGCGGAGAGGCGGCGGAGCGCGTCGTCCGAGCACTGAGCCACCCATCCGCTGTCACCGCAGACGATGATTGA
- a CDS encoding HalOD1 output domain-containing protein: protein MGATDLAEPATIGVVNAVAETKGVSPEELAPLADVIDPDALEALFGSPSDHRQEFRFEYEGCTVIVTNDTGVTVRAHADLAAESAPVN, encoded by the coding sequence ATGGGAGCCACCGATCTGGCGGAGCCTGCGACTATCGGGGTTGTAAACGCCGTTGCCGAGACCAAGGGCGTTTCGCCGGAAGAACTCGCGCCGCTTGCGGACGTCATCGATCCCGATGCACTCGAAGCGCTGTTCGGATCTCCGTCGGATCATCGACAGGAGTTTCGGTTCGAGTACGAAGGTTGCACTGTGATCGTAACGAACGACACAGGGGTCACGGTGCGTGCACACGCCGACCTGGCCGCTGAGAGCGCACCGGTCAACTGA
- a CDS encoding glycosyltransferase, producing the protein MYKGQTVGVVVPAYNEAGFVGEVIATVPAFVDRIYAVDDASTDDTWTEITERAQRMNDRQRERSLVTADGGVSYRQRVVTARHERNRGVGAAIKTGYRLAVEDGIDVVAVMNADGQMDPDILDRIVDPVAEGRADYAKGNRLERPEYRAAMSRWRLFGNAVLTLLTKVASGYWGMMDPQNGYTAVSREALETIDLDAVYDRFGFCNDMLVHMNVHRFRIADVDMPAVYGEETSHIEYSSFVPQLSLLLARQFLWRLRVRHLDDGVHPLAACYGFGVIGLLAGLGHGVRSLWSAGESGRTTGYGLLFGAVMLVVAVLFDWRDNEELEVER; encoded by the coding sequence ATGTACAAGGGCCAGACCGTCGGTGTCGTCGTTCCCGCCTACAACGAGGCGGGGTTCGTCGGCGAGGTCATCGCGACGGTCCCGGCCTTTGTCGACCGGATCTACGCCGTCGACGACGCCTCGACCGACGACACCTGGACGGAGATCACCGAACGGGCACAGCGGATGAACGACCGACAGCGAGAGCGGTCACTCGTCACGGCCGACGGCGGCGTCAGCTACCGGCAACGCGTCGTGACGGCCAGACACGAGCGGAACCGGGGCGTCGGGGCCGCGATCAAGACGGGGTATCGGCTGGCCGTCGAGGACGGCATCGATGTCGTGGCCGTGATGAACGCCGACGGACAGATGGACCCTGACATCCTCGACCGGATCGTCGACCCGGTCGCGGAGGGGCGGGCCGACTACGCCAAGGGCAACCGGCTCGAGCGACCGGAGTACCGGGCGGCGATGTCCCGCTGGCGGCTGTTCGGCAACGCGGTCCTGACCCTCCTCACCAAGGTAGCCAGCGGCTACTGGGGGATGATGGACCCACAGAACGGGTACACGGCAGTCTCCCGGGAAGCGCTGGAGACGATCGACCTCGATGCGGTGTATGACCGGTTCGGGTTCTGCAACGACATGCTCGTCCACATGAACGTCCATCGGTTCCGGATCGCCGACGTCGACATGCCCGCGGTCTACGGCGAGGAGACCAGCCACATCGAGTACTCCTCGTTCGTGCCACAGCTCTCGCTGTTGCTGGCGCGACAGTTCCTGTGGCGACTCCGGGTTCGCCACCTCGATGACGGCGTCCATCCGCTGGCCGCCTGCTACGGGTTCGGCGTGATCGGGTTGCTGGCCGGACTCGGCCACGGCGTCCGGTCGCTGTGGAGCGCCGGAGAGAGCGGGCGCACGACCGGGTACGGACTGTTGTTCGGTGCTGTCATGCTGGTCGTCGCAGTCCTGTTCGACTGGCGGGACAACGAGGAACTGGAGGTCGAGAGATGA
- a CDS encoding DICT sensory domain-containing protein — translation MFESYFQEFQATDYRITVYRSDGPTDIEEWFDAHGVTVEQRHLPPGGPDPFVVLEADGEFVGSLGVTALEGLLEPPLVRPTEREGVTAGYSAVFDLIDDTLVRGMTRRELLAVSREIEDRAYRVGRGTLRVSFQTLSTFESQADVYRTLATDTDLDIHIYGVADWKPPEIRGVTYHGQPGEGIDRHWVLAFDGGTDETQACGLLAREQADGYDGVWTNDPEQVAEIATTLAESDTDR, via the coding sequence ATGTTCGAGTCGTACTTCCAGGAGTTCCAAGCCACTGATTACCGGATCACGGTCTATCGAAGCGATGGGCCAACCGACATCGAGGAGTGGTTCGACGCACACGGCGTCACCGTCGAACAGCGCCACCTGCCTCCGGGCGGTCCGGACCCGTTCGTCGTCCTCGAGGCGGACGGCGAGTTCGTGGGCTCGCTGGGAGTCACGGCACTCGAAGGGTTGCTCGAACCGCCGCTCGTCCGGCCGACCGAGCGCGAGGGGGTCACAGCGGGCTACAGCGCCGTCTTCGATCTGATCGACGACACGCTGGTCAGAGGAATGACTCGACGCGAACTGCTCGCGGTCAGTCGGGAGATCGAAGACCGCGCCTACCGCGTCGGACGCGGGACGCTCCGGGTGAGCTTCCAGACGCTCTCGACGTTCGAGTCCCAGGCCGACGTGTATCGAACGCTCGCGACCGACACGGACCTCGACATTCATATCTACGGCGTCGCCGACTGGAAGCCACCGGAGATCCGGGGGGTCACCTACCACGGCCAGCCGGGCGAGGGGATCGACCGCCACTGGGTCCTCGCGTTCGACGGCGGGACTGACGAGACGCAGGCCTGTGGACTGCTCGCACGGGAGCAAGCGGACGGATACGACGGGGTCTGGACCAACGATCCCGAGCAGGTCGCGGAGATCGCGACGACCCTCGCCGAGAGCGACACCGACAGGTGA
- a CDS encoding carboxylate--amine ligase: MAKPEPNQNAVVVPAGIDPGKSYSCVRSLSRAGLDTIVASEYDDLPAAASRSCDESISIPPISEDLEAYKDALVGIAARPDVDTILPIRPQDPYVFAKYRSEFEQYVDLVVPSFDTLRLCHDRLRLAEAAREAGVPTAETRLLEDVNDWDSDLIIKARYNLLADEYLGQDTSVIPGTVKTVEFVRDGTVPDTDAIREAMYHEPVVQEYIHSAGKYVFGALYDHGDALATFQHRQIRGDSYTHGGGVYRKSVDIPRLESTGRALLDSLEWHGLACIEYMEDARTGEFKFIEINPRLWQSTNCAIQSGADFPVYYWLQSQGRSDEIDNDYETGVGTHTLYGEMKYFRSLFQEQSPFVERPSPPVELLKILASFAETPNFDDFHADDPLPAVVGVKRLIESQVL, translated from the coding sequence ATGGCAAAGCCGGAACCGAATCAGAACGCAGTCGTCGTGCCCGCGGGGATCGATCCCGGGAAGAGTTACTCCTGTGTGCGGTCGCTGTCCCGTGCCGGCCTCGACACGATCGTCGCATCGGAATACGATGATCTCCCCGCCGCTGCCTCACGGAGCTGTGACGAATCGATATCGATCCCGCCGATCTCGGAGGACTTAGAGGCGTACAAGGACGCGCTCGTCGGGATAGCCGCCAGACCGGACGTCGATACGATCCTCCCGATACGGCCCCAGGACCCGTACGTCTTCGCCAAATACAGATCGGAGTTCGAACAGTACGTCGATCTCGTCGTCCCGTCGTTCGATACCTTGCGGCTCTGCCACGACAGGCTCCGGCTGGCAGAAGCGGCCCGGGAAGCCGGCGTCCCGACGGCGGAAACGCGGCTGCTCGAGGACGTGAACGATTGGGACTCCGATCTGATAATCAAAGCCCGGTACAACCTCCTGGCGGACGAGTACCTCGGCCAGGATACGAGTGTGATCCCCGGCACGGTGAAGACGGTCGAGTTCGTTCGGGACGGAACTGTCCCGGACACCGACGCGATCAGGGAGGCGATGTACCACGAACCGGTCGTACAGGAGTACATCCACAGCGCCGGGAAGTACGTCTTCGGCGCGCTGTACGATCACGGCGACGCGCTGGCGACGTTCCAGCACCGACAGATCCGCGGCGATTCCTATACCCACGGCGGCGGCGTCTACCGGAAGTCGGTGGACATCCCGCGACTCGAATCGACCGGGCGGGCGTTGCTCGACAGCCTCGAGTGGCACGGGCTCGCCTGTATCGAATACATGGAAGACGCCCGAACGGGGGAGTTCAAATTTATCGAGATCAACCCGCGGCTGTGGCAGTCGACCAACTGTGCGATCCAGTCGGGGGCGGACTTTCCGGTATATTACTGGCTCCAGTCGCAGGGGCGCTCGGACGAGATCGACAACGACTACGAGACCGGCGTCGGAACCCACACGCTGTACGGGGAGATGAAGTACTTCCGCAGCCTGTTTCAGGAACAGTCGCCGTTCGTCGAGCGCCCGTCACCGCCCGTTGAACTGCTGAAGATACTCGCTTCGTTCGCCGAGACGCCGAATTTCGACGACTTCCACGCCGACGACCCCCTCCCGGCGGTCGTCGGCGTCAAGCGTCTCATCGAGAGCCAGGTGCTGTAG
- a CDS encoding polysaccharide deacetylase family protein, producing the protein MIDDHSFALCLTHDVDRPYKRFHQALYYTLAERSMDHLRSFFARENPYWQFEEIMALEDDLGVRSAFYFLSEPGPFASGDPLDWVRPDTWIQQLGRYDPTDDDVAAVIRELDDGGWEVGLHGSYHSGDDIERLRQEKEQLEDVLGHSVRGGRQHYLRMNTPETWQIQAELGLEYDSTLGSSTDYGFMYDYGLVKPLSEPFTVFPLTLMEQTLPDPASRPRAAWQVCANLVAEARANEAVMTVLWHPRYFNEREFPGYRRLYRRLIEHAQDVGAWIGPPAALLDRLDESAPETTTSSLATGSETR; encoded by the coding sequence ATGATTGACGACCACTCCTTTGCGCTGTGTCTCACCCACGACGTCGACAGGCCGTACAAGCGGTTCCACCAGGCGCTGTATTACACACTCGCGGAGCGGTCGATGGATCACCTGCGGTCGTTTTTCGCCCGGGAGAACCCCTACTGGCAGTTCGAGGAGATCATGGCGCTGGAAGACGACCTTGGCGTTCGGTCGGCGTTTTACTTCCTCAGCGAGCCGGGACCGTTCGCCAGCGGCGACCCCCTCGACTGGGTCCGGCCCGATACCTGGATCCAGCAGCTCGGTCGGTACGACCCCACCGACGACGACGTCGCAGCGGTGATCCGGGAACTCGACGACGGCGGGTGGGAAGTGGGCCTCCACGGCTCGTATCACTCCGGAGACGACATCGAGCGTCTGCGCCAGGAGAAAGAGCAACTTGAGGACGTGCTCGGGCACTCGGTCCGCGGCGGCCGCCAGCACTATCTCCGGATGAACACGCCCGAGACCTGGCAGATCCAGGCCGAGCTGGGACTGGAGTACGACTCGACGCTCGGGTCCAGCACCGACTACGGCTTCATGTACGACTACGGGCTCGTGAAGCCGCTCTCGGAGCCGTTCACTGTGTTCCCGCTGACGCTGATGGAACAGACGCTCCCCGACCCCGCGTCACGACCCCGGGCGGCCTGGCAGGTGTGTGCGAATCTCGTCGCCGAGGCCCGCGCGAACGAGGCCGTGATGACGGTGCTGTGGCACCCGCGGTACTTCAACGAGCGGGAGTTCCCGGGCTATCGACGGTTGTATCGTCGATTGATCGAACACGCTCAGGACGTCGGCGCGTGGATCGGGCCGCCGGCGGCACTGCTCGATCGGCTGGATGAGTCCGCTCCGGAGACGACGACGTCGTCGCTGGCGACGGGCTCGGAAACCCGGTAG
- a CDS encoding antibiotic ABC transporter permease, giving the protein MDGTQLTPTKETHAVSTDVVALCRDVLEYSRERDYTGWDYVDGLSSEFVQWLPFENKYLNLAVQEGIKRAPVNLRPYFRVEQRRSYLGAALFAMANVDMYRLTGDDRYAREATDLVSWLVSERVEGFSGYAGGGHRHPIQSLGRDTASTPGESSGVVSATLGAEAFLQYDEAFDAPEYAELAHSAAEFVIEDLDYTAVDEGAHINYIPRDTDAYTLNANALGARLLVNLYARFDEDRLLDAAREIMDYVASKQAINGGWMYTDPPSASHLSMDSFHNGFIIESLLRYREVTGSDRYDPTIRRAREFYREQLFEPDGAPNWDESSTYPRDIHAAAQGIIVFTELGEFAFARRIIDWARDTLYAGDGQFYYQQRRFYTKRFTLMRWCQAWMAYALSTYATANELSR; this is encoded by the coding sequence ATGGATGGAACACAGCTCACACCGACAAAAGAAACGCACGCCGTCTCGACCGACGTCGTCGCCCTCTGTCGAGACGTGCTCGAGTATTCGCGCGAGCGGGACTACACCGGCTGGGATTACGTCGATGGACTGAGTAGCGAGTTCGTCCAGTGGCTCCCCTTCGAGAACAAGTACCTCAACCTCGCCGTCCAGGAAGGCATCAAGCGTGCGCCCGTCAATCTGCGCCCGTACTTTCGCGTCGAACAACGGCGCAGCTACCTCGGGGCAGCGCTGTTCGCGATGGCGAACGTCGACATGTACAGGCTCACCGGCGATGACCGGTACGCCCGGGAAGCGACGGACCTCGTCTCCTGGCTGGTCAGCGAGCGAGTCGAGGGGTTCAGCGGCTACGCGGGCGGCGGTCACCGACATCCGATTCAGAGTCTGGGGCGTGACACGGCCTCGACGCCCGGGGAGAGCTCAGGCGTCGTGTCGGCGACGCTGGGCGCGGAGGCGTTTCTCCAGTACGACGAGGCGTTCGATGCGCCCGAATACGCGGAGCTCGCACACTCGGCCGCCGAGTTCGTCATCGAAGACCTCGATTACACGGCGGTCGATGAGGGTGCACACATCAACTATATCCCGAGAGACACGGACGCGTACACACTCAACGCCAACGCGCTCGGCGCTCGCCTGCTCGTGAACCTGTACGCGCGGTTCGACGAGGACCGGTTGCTCGACGCCGCGAGAGAGATCATGGACTACGTCGCCTCGAAGCAGGCCATAAACGGCGGCTGGATGTACACGGACCCGCCCTCGGCGTCTCACCTCTCGATGGACAGCTTCCACAACGGGTTCATTATCGAGTCGCTCCTGCGCTATCGGGAGGTGACTGGCTCGGACCGGTACGACCCGACGATCCGGCGTGCCCGGGAGTTCTATCGGGAGCAGCTGTTCGAGCCCGACGGTGCCCCGAACTGGGACGAATCGAGCACGTATCCCCGTGACATCCACGCGGCCGCCCAGGGGATCATTGTGTTCACCGAACTGGGCGAGTTCGCGTTCGCCCGCCGGATCATCGACTGGGCGCGGGACACGCTCTACGCCGGCGACGGCCAGTTCTACTACCAGCAGCGGCGATTCTACACGAAACGGTTCACGCTCATGCGGTGGTGTCAGGCCTGGATGGCCTACGCGCTCTCGACGTACGCCACGGCGAACGAACTCTCCCGGTAA
- a CDS encoding lipid II:glycine glycyltransferase FemX, whose amino-acid sequence MTIDITSADDMTPAEWNALVERARYTDAMHQWEALAVIARRADSTVHRLVGYKGQEPVGVFPVFERRYGPITTVFSPPPGLRIVYLGPGLLNMDKLTQRKTERRQRAFIDGVLEWVDERVDPSYIHVRTAPGYPDVRPFVWNDCTVSPTYTYHVDITGPESALLDQFSRDARTNIRNAAATDYDVGERGPEAIDRIVEQVRSRYAAQAVPYDVTPSFVRELYEQTPDGTIRPFTCRLDGSFVGGILAVEFGDTIARWQGGVKPDVDSDFPINDVLDWEVLCAGRESGCTTYDLVGANTPRINRYKSKFGPELTPFYGIERASLLGSLAARMYRRRK is encoded by the coding sequence ATGACTATCGACATCACGAGCGCGGACGACATGACGCCCGCAGAGTGGAATGCCCTCGTCGAGCGGGCACGCTACACCGACGCGATGCACCAGTGGGAGGCGCTGGCCGTCATCGCGAGACGCGCCGACAGCACTGTCCACCGACTGGTCGGATACAAGGGCCAGGAGCCGGTGGGCGTCTTCCCGGTGTTCGAACGGCGCTACGGGCCGATAACGACAGTCTTCTCCCCGCCGCCGGGGCTCCGGATCGTCTATCTCGGACCCGGGCTGCTCAACATGGACAAACTCACGCAGCGAAAGACCGAGCGCCGCCAGCGGGCGTTCATCGACGGCGTCCTGGAGTGGGTCGACGAGCGCGTCGACCCCAGCTACATCCACGTCCGGACCGCGCCGGGATACCCGGACGTCCGCCCGTTCGTCTGGAACGACTGCACGGTGTCCCCGACCTACACCTACCACGTCGACATCACCGGCCCGGAGTCGGCCCTCCTCGATCAGTTCAGTCGAGACGCCCGCACTAACATCAGGAACGCCGCGGCGACCGACTACGACGTCGGCGAACGGGGTCCGGAGGCGATCGACCGGATCGTCGAGCAGGTCCGCTCGCGCTATGCGGCCCAGGCCGTTCCCTACGACGTGACTCCCTCGTTCGTCCGGGAGCTGTACGAGCAAACACCCGATGGAACGATTCGCCCGTTCACCTGCCGTCTCGACGGGTCGTTCGTCGGCGGCATCTTGGCCGTGGAGTTCGGCGATACCATCGCCCGCTGGCAGGGCGGTGTCAAACCCGACGTTGACAGCGACTTCCCGATCAACGACGTGCTTGACTGGGAAGTGCTGTGCGCCGGGCGCGAGAGCGGCTGCACGACGTACGATCTCGTCGGTGCGAACACGCCCCGTATCAACCGCTACAAGTCGAAATTCGGCCCGGAACTGACGCCCTTCTATGGGATCGAACGCGCCTCGTTGCTGGGTTCACTCGCGGCCCGGATGTACAGACGCCGGAAGTGA